The Actinomyces faecalis genome includes the window GCCGCCGAGGACCTGCACTTCGAGCTGGCCGCGCGTCTGCGTGACGAGATCCAGGACCTGAAGAAGGAGCTGCGTGCCATGCGTGCGACCAGCTAACCCCTCCCTCTGCGAGACCGTACGTTTCACGCTTCCAGACCGTATGACAGGGCGCTGATACGGTCTGGAAGCGTGAAACGTACGGTCTCGGCGTGCTGAACGGCACAGCGTGGGGGGCCGACGGCGCTCGGCGGCTCCGCCGTCGTCCGTTAGACTCAGCGGCGTTCATACGGAGGGGAGTACTCCCACCAACAACGGCGTCGTCATCACGGCGGACCGAGGCAGGTCGAGCGCCTGACCCGGCCCCCGGCGCCGCGGGCCCTGAAGCGCCGCACCCAGCCGCGTCTTCCTGGCGGGAGGAGACCTCCGGTACCAGTCTCGTACCGGAGGAGCACCGTGGAGGTCCACGCCCTCGGATGGATCGCGCTGGCCGCGATCATCCTCGCCATGATCACCATCGACATCGTCGGGCACGTGCGCACGCCCCACGAGCCGACCCTCAAGGAAGCCGCCTGGTGGTCAGTGGGATACATCGCCCTGGCCGTCATCTTCGGCGCCATCGTGTGGGGCGTGTGGGGAGGCCAGTATGGCCAGGAGTACTTCGCCGGGTACATCACGGAGAAGGCCCTGAGCATCGACAACCTCTTCGTCTTCGTCATCATGATCTCCAGCTTCCGGGTACCTCGGAAGTACCAGCAGGAGGTCCTGCTCGCGGGCATCGTCATCGCCCTGGTGCTGCGGCTGGTCTTCATCCTGCTGGGGGCGGCCCTCATCGAGAACTTCTCCTGGGTCTTCTACCTCTTCGGTGCCTGGCTGCTGTGGACCGCCTTCTCCCAGGCCCGTGAGGGGGTCCAGGAGCCTGACGACCACTCCGAGGAGTACGAGCCCAGCGGCTTCGTCCGGCTCGTCTCGCGAGTGGTCCCCATGACCGACGGCTTCGTGGGCGGCAAGGTCGTGCACCGCCACGCCGGACGCACCATGATCACCCCGATGCTGCTGTGCATCATCGCCATCGGCACCGCTGACGTCATGTTCGCCGTCGACTCCATCCCGGCCATCTACTCCCTGACCGCCGAGCCCTACCTCGTCTTCGCGGCCAACGCCTTCTCCCTGCTGGGCCTGCGCCAGCTCTACTTCCTCATCGACGGCCTCCTCGACCGCCTGGTGTACCTGCACTACGGCCTGGCGGCGATCCTGGGCTTCATCGGTTTCAAGCTCGTCAACCACGCCCTGCACACCAACGAGCTGCCCTTCATCAACGGCGGGCACCACTGGGAGGTCGTCCCCGAGCCGTCGATCGGGGTGTCGCTGGGCTTCATCGTCGTCGTCATCGTCATCACCGTGCTCGCCTCCCTCGTGGCCTCCCGACGCGCGGCTCGTTCCCAGGAGACCGCCCCCGCCCAGGAGCTTCCGCGCCCCTGAGGAAGGACCTCCTTCCATGACCGTCAGCCCACTTGCCTGGACGGTACTGACCTGCCTCGTCGTCGGCCTGCTCGCCGTCGACTTCGTCGGCCACGCCCGCCATCCCCACCCTCCCTCGATGAGCGAGTCCGTGCGCTGGACGCTGGGCTACACCGCGCTGGCTGCGCTCTACGGGCTGGGGGTGGGGCTGACCGCAGGCTGGACCTGGGCAGGACAGTTCTACGCCGGCTGGCTCACCGAGTGGTCTCTCAGCGTCGACAACCTCTTCGTCTTCATCCTCATCCTCGGTGCCTTCCGCGTGCCGCGGCCCTTCCAGCAGAAGGCCCTGCTGGCCGGGATCGTCATCGCGCTCGTGCTGCGTCTGGTCTTCATCCTGGCTGGTGCCGCCCTCGTGGCACGCTTCAGCTGGGTGTTCTACCTCTTCGGGGCCTTCCTGCTCTACACGGCGATCAAACAGATCGCGCAGGCCCGTGCTGAGCACGACAGCGACGACGCCACCGAGTACGTCGACAACGCGCTCACTCGCCTGGTGCGTCGGGTCATACCCACCACGGAAGGTTTCGTCGGGAACAAGCTGGTTCACCGGCACGGTGGACACACGATGATCACGCCACTGAGCGTGTGCGTCCTGGCCCTGGGAACTGCGGACCTCATGTTCGCCTTCGACTCGATCCCGGCCATCTTCGGCCTGACCCAGGAGCCTTTCCTCGTCTTCAGCGCCACGGCCTTCTCCCTGCTCGGCCTACGTCAGCTGTTCTTCCTCATTGACGGGCTCCTCGAACGACTGGTGTACCTGCCCTACGGGTTAGCAGTCATCCTGGGCTTCATCGGATTCAAGCTCATCAATCACGCCCTGCACACCAATTCCGTCCCGCTCCTCAACGGCGGGGAGCCCATCGCCCTCGTCCCCGAGCCCTCAACCGGAGCGTCCTTGATCGTCATTGTGGGCACCTTGGCTATCGTGGCGGTCACCAGCCTTATCCGCACCCGGAGGAACGCATGACTGACGGCGAGTCGCACGAGGATGCCCACCCTGACGACAACCGGGGCCTGAGCCAGGCCGAGGTCGACGAGCGCCGGAGGTCTGGCCGGACCAACGAGTTCAAGGAGACCACCTCACGCTCGGCGGCCCAGATCCTGCGCGCCAACGTCTTCACGATCTTCAACGGCATCCTCGCCGTCGCCCTCGTGCTGGTCCTCGCCTTCGGCTCTCCGGCGGACGCGCTGTTCGGCTTCGTCCTCATCCTCAACACCGCCACGGGCACGATCGCCGAGGTCCGCGCCAAGCGGGCGCTGGACCGTCTCACCGTCCTGGACGCACCGACGGCCCACGTCGTGCGGGACGGGCGGGACCAGGACGTGGCCGTGGGCGAGGTGGTCCTGGACGACCTGCTGCGCCTGCGCCCGGGCGAGCAGGTCCCGGCGGACGCCGTCGTCCTGGAGCCCGACGGGCTGGAGGTGGACGAGTCCATCCTCACCGGGGAGTCTGACGCCGTGCGTCCGGGGCCTGACGACGCCGTCATGTCCGGCACGACCGTGACAGCCGGCACCGCCCTGGTGCGCACGACCGCGGTCGGCGCGGACGCCTACGCCCACCGCCTGGCGACGCAGGCGCGCAGGTACTCGCTGGTCGTCTCTGAGCTCCAGGCCGGGACCAACCGCATCCTGCACTGGATCTCCTGGGTCATCGTGCCGGTGGGGCTGCTGGTCGTCTGGTCCCAGATGCGGCTCAGCGGCGGGGTAGGGGCCTCTGTCGCCTCGGGGGAGTGGAAGGTCGCGCTGGTGGCCGGCGTGGCTGGTGTGGTCGGTATGGTGCCTCAGGGCCTGGTGCTCCTCACCAGCGTCAACTTCGCCACCGCCTCGCTCAAGCTCGCCCGACAGCACGTCCTCGTCCAGGAGCTGCCGAGCGTCGAGGTGCTCGCACGCGTGGACACCCTGTGCCTGGACAAGACCGGGACGCTGACCACCGGCCGGATCACCATGCGCGAGGTGCTCGGCGCCTCGGGCACGGACGACGCCGGCGAGCAGCTGCGCGAGCCGCTGCTGGCCCTGACCGGAACGGCTGACCCCAACGCCACCGCCGAGGCCGTCCTGGAGGCCCTCACGGGCCAGGAGATCGGCAAGGACACCGACGGGCGGAGCCTGGAGGCCGTGGCCGCCCTGCGCGACCGGGTCGGCCGGGCCGTGCCGTTCTCGTCATCGCGCAAGTGGTCCGGCGTCGAGCTTGACGACGGCTGCTGGGTCATGGGCGCGCCCGAGATCGTCCTGAGCGAGGCCGACGGCGGCACGCAGCTCCTGGAGCGTGCACGAGACCTTGCTGGTGGGGGAGTGCGAGTGGTCGCGCTGGCTCGCTCGTCGAGCACCTCCGGCATCCTGGGGGCCGATGAGGCGGGCCAGGCTCGTCTCCCGCGAGAGCTGGAGGCAGCGGGTCTGGTGGTGCTGAGCGAGGAGGTACGACCCGACGCCGCCCAGACCCTGGAGTACTTCCGTGCCCAGGGCGTGGAGGTCAAGATCATCTCCGGAGACAACCCGGACACCGTGGCAGCGGTGGCTGCCCGTGCCGGCGTACGCGGACCCGACGGCACGGAGGGATCGCAGCCTGTGGCCCTGGACGCGCGTAAGCTTCCCACCCGCGCCGACGACCCGGCCGACCGTGAGGCCCTGGCCGCTGCGCTGGACGGCGCCCAGGTGCTCGGACGAGTGACGCCTGAGCAGAAGAAGGCCGTGGTCCAGGCCCTCCACCTGCGCGGGCGGACCGTGGCGATGACCGGTGACGGCGTCAACGACGCCCTGGCCCTGAAGGAGGCGGACCTGGGTATCGCGATGGGTAACGGTGCGCCGGCCACGAAGGCGGTGGCTCGCATGGTCCTGCTCAGCGGCGAGTTCTCAGCCCTGCCCGGTGTCGTGGCCGAGGGACGGCGCGTCATGGCCAACACCGAGCGCATCGCCTCGCTGTTCCTGTCCAAGACGGTCTACGCCAGCCTCATCGCCGTCGTCGTGGCCGCCACGGCGATCAGCTATCCCTTCCTGCCCAGACAGCTGACGATCGTGTCCTCGCTGACCATCGGTGTCCCGGCCTTCATCCTGGCCCTTGCCCCTAACACCCAGCGCTACCGCGCCGGATTCCTCCCACGCGTGCTGGCCCTGGCGGTACCGGCGGGACTCGTGGCCGGGACCGCGACGCTGGCAGCTCAGCAGTGGCTGGAGCGTACCGGCGCGAGCGAGGCCCAGGTGACCACCGGCGCGACGCTCGTCCTCGTCATGGCCGGGCTCAGCCTGCTGACGCTCACTGCCAGGCCGCTGCTGGGCTGGAGGCTCGGGCTCATCATCGCCATGGGGGCCCTGGCTGTGCTGGGCGTCCTGGTGGCACCGGTGCGTGAGTTCTTCCTGCTCGCCTGGCCGACGACGCCGACCTGGCTCGCCGTCCTGGTCGGGGGCGGTGCCGCGGTCGCCGGTATCCAGGCCGTCGGTGTGGCCCGGTGGGTCGGACGCCTGACGAGCCGGGCCGAGAGGTAGCGGCTCAGCGGATCGAGCCGATGACCGGGTTCCACTCGTGGGGGACGCGCTCAGCGATGAAGCCGGCCTGGTGGAAGGGGTCCTCCTCCAGGAGGTCCAACGCGCCCTGAGCGTCCTGCGCACGCACGATGATGAGGGCGTCGTGGGTACCGACGTAAGGACCTGCGGCGATGAGCCTGTCCTGCTCAGCCAACCGGCTGTTGAAGGCGCGGTGGGAGGGACGCACCTGCGCCATCTCCTCGTCCCTGTCCGTGACGTAGTGGTACTCGACGGCGAAGATCGTGCTCATGGGCACCAGCCTAGACCGGGCCGCGCCCCGGTGGGCTGACGACGGCGCCCGCAGCCCGCTCCTGACGTGTCCAAGCCCTCCTTCGCTGGAGTCGAACACGTGTTCCATACCGTGTGCCTCGCCCCTAGAATCTGGCCCGTGAACGACTCCCTCATCATTCGTGGCGCCCGCGAGCACAACCTCAAGGGCGTCAGCCTCGACCTGCCCCGAGACAAGATGATCGTCTTCACCGGTCTGTCCGGCTCCGGCAAGTCCTCCCTCGCCTTCGACACGATCTTCGCCGAGGGTCAGCGCCGCTACGTGGAGTCCCTGTCCTCCTACGCCCGTCAGTTCCTGGGCCAGATGGACAAGCCTGACGTCGACTTCATCGAGGGCCTGTCCCCGGCGGTCTCCATCGACCAGAAGTCGACCTCGCGCAACCCTCGCTCGACGGTGGGCACGGTGACCGAGGTCTACGACTACCTGCGCCTGCTCTACGCCCGGGCCGGTGTCCAGCACTGTCCCGTGTGCGACGCCGTCATCTCCTCCCAGACGCCTCAGGCCATCGTGGACCAGGTGCTCGCAGGCCAGGAGGGCACCCGCTTCCAGGTCCTGGCGCCGGTCGTGCGCGGCCGCAAGGGGGAGTACACCGAGCTCTTTGACGAGCTTGTCACCCGAGGCTTCTCCCGCGTGCGGGTCGACGGCGCGGTCCACCGCCTGGGAGAGGTCCCCGCGCTCAACAAGAAGATCAAGCACGACATCGAGGTCGTCGTCGACCGCCTCGTCATCCGCGAGGGCATGCGTCAGCGCCTGACCGACTCCGTGGAGACGGCGCTGGGCCTGGCTGACGGGCTCGTCGTCATCGACCGGGTGGACCTGGACGAGGAGGACCCGGCCCGCTTTCAGCGATTCTCCGAGAAGCGAGCCTGCCCCAACGAGCACCCGCTCCAGCTCGACGAGATGGAGCCGCGCACCTTCTCCTTCAACGCCCCCTACGGCGCCTGCCCGGACTGCACCGGCATCGGCTCCCGCCTGGAGGTGGACCCTGAGCTCGTCGTGCCTGACGAGGAGCTGACGCTCGCCGAGGGAGCGATCGCGCCGTGGACCGGGCACCAGGAGCACTTCACCCGCCAGCTGGCGGCGCTGGGCGAGGACCTCGGCTTTGACGTCAGCACCCCGTGGCGCGCGCTGCCGGCCCGTGCGAAGGAGGCGATCCTGCGCGGCAAGGACTACGAGGTCAAGGTCCGCTACCGCAACCGCTGGGGACGTGAGCGCATCTACTCCACCGGCTTCGAGGGCGTGCTCGACTACGTCATGCGTAAGCACGACGAGACTGAGTCCGAGCTCTCGCGCGAGCGCTACGAGGGGTACATGCGTGAGGTGCCCTGTCCCACCTGCCACGGGGCGCGGCTCAAGCCTGAGGTCCTGGCAGTACGCGTGGGGGACAGGTCCATCGCCGAGCTCGCCGAGCTGCCCGTGGGGGAGGCCCGGGTCTTCCTGGCGCAGCTGCGCCTGGAGGGGCAGGCGGCCGCCATCGCCGGGTCGGTGCTCACCGAGATCAACGCCCGTCTGGGCTTCCTGGTGGACGTGGGACTGGACTACCTGAGCCTGGCTCGCGGCGCCGCGACGCTGTCGGGTGGCGAGGCCCAGCGTATCCGGCTGGCCACCCAGATCGGGTCGGGCCTGGTGGGCGTGCTCTACGTCCTGGACGAGCCCAGCATCGGTCTGCACCAGCGTGACAACGACCGGCTCATCGAGACCCTGGAGAAGCTGCGCGACCTGGGCAACACGCTCATCGTCGTCGAGCACGACGAGGACACCATCCGCTCCGCGGACTGGATCGTGGACATCGGTCCTGGCGCCGGCGAGCGCGGCGGCGAGGTCGTCTACGCCGGGCAGCTGCCAGGACTGCTGGAGGCGCAGCGCTCGGTGACGGGCGACTACCTGGCCGGACGCCGTCGGATCGAGGTCCCGGCCACCCGACGCAAGAGGGAGAAGGGGCGTGAGCTGACGGTCGTCGGCGCGCGCGAGAACAACCTCAAGGACGTCACCGTCACCTTCCCTCTCGGGGTGCTGACGGCTGTGACCGGGGTCTCCGGGTCCGGCAAGTCCTCGCTGGTCAACTCCATCCTCTACCAGGTGCTCGCCAACCGGCTCAACCACGCCCGCGGCGTGCCCGGACGGCACAAGACAGTGCGCGGCCTGGACAACCTTGACAAGGTCGTTCACGTCGACCAGTCGCCGATCGGCCGTACCCCACGGTCCAACCCCGCCACCTACACCGGCGTGTGGGACCACATCCGCAAGATCTTCGCCTCCGTGCCGGAGTCGAAGGTCCGGGGCTACGGTCCCGGGCGCTTCTCCTTCAACGTCAAGGGCGGACGCTGCGAGGCCTGCAAGGGAGACGGCACCCTCAAGATCGAGATGAACTTCCTACCGGACGTCTACGTGCCCTGTGAGGTCTGCCACGGTGCCCGTTACAACCGGGAGACCCTGGAGATCCGCTACAAGGACAAGACGGTGGCGGACGTGCTGGACATGACGATCCACCAGGCCGCGGACTTCTTCGCCGCCACGCCGATCATCGCCCGTCACCTGTCCACGCTCGTGGACGTGGGGCTGGGCTACGTGCGTCTGGGCCAGGCCGCCACCACGCTGTCCGGTGGCGAGGCCCAGCGTGTCAAGCTCGCCACCGAGCTTCAGCGGCGCTCGACGGGGCGGACCATCTACGTCCTGGACGAGCCGACCACCGGTCTTCACTTCGAGGACATCCGCAAGCTGCTCGCTGTCCTCCAGGGCCTGGTGGACAAGGGCAACTCCGTCGTGGTCATCGAGCACAACCTCGACGTCATCGCCAACGCTGACTGGGTCATCGACATGGGCCCCGAGGGCGGCAAGGGCGGCGGGACGGTGGTCGCCACCGGGACGCCGGAGCAGGTCGCCAGGAAACCAGAGTCCCACACGGGGCGGTACCTGGCGCCCCTGCTCGCGCGGGCCACGGGCTGAGCCTCACCGACGCGGCAGCGAGAGCCGCCTGACGCCGTCGTCCCCTGCGTACGAGGGGACGACGGCGTGGCACGCCCTCTGCCCTTCATCCTGTGGCGTGCGGCATGGGAACGCTAACCTGTGACCATGAGCGAGAACGGACTCAACGCCGCCCGGAAGAAGATGCGTGACGCGGGCGTCGCGCAGCAGGCTATCGACGTCTTCAGCCACTACTACCGTGAGCTGGAGAACGGCGCGACAGGACTCATCCCCGAGGACACCATCGAGCCGCTGACCCGCCTCGACTCACTCGACGACGTCGAGGTCAGCCCTGAGCAGGCGCGCGAGGCCCTGTCCAGGACCGTCCTCATCAAGCTCAACGGCGGACTGGGCACCTCGATGGGCATGGACAAGGCCAAGTCGCTTCTGCCGGTGCGTGACGGCAAGACCTTCCTTGACCTGCTCGTGGACCAGGTCAAGGCCGCCCGCGCCAGGTACGACGTCACCCTGCCGCTGATCTTCATGAACTCCTTCCGTACCCGCAGCGACACCCTGGAGGCCCTCGCCGCGCACCCGGGCATCGAGGTGGACGGCCTGCCGCTGGACTTCCTGCAGAACCGGGAGCCCAAGCTGCGTGCGGACGACCTGACCCCGGTCACGTGGGAGGCCGACCCGGAGCTGGAGTGGTGCCCGCCGGGCCACGGTGACATCTACACGGCCCTCGTGGCCTCGGGCGTGCTCGACGCCCTGCTGGAGCGCGGCTACCGCTACGCCATGACGTCCAACTCCGACAACCTGGGCGCGGCTCCGTCGGCCAGGATCGCCGGATGGTTCGCGGCCTCGGGGGCGCCCTACGCCCCGGAGATGTGCCGGCGTACGCCTGCTGACGTCAAGGGCGGTCACCTGGCGGTGCGCAAGTCGGACGGACGCATCATCCTGCGTGATACCGCGCAGACCCCGGCCGAGGAGATGCACTACTTCACTGACCAGTTCCGTCATCCCTTCTTCCACACCAACAACCTCTGGTTCGACCTCCAGGTCCTGCGTGACACGCTTGCGGAGCGCGACGGCATCCTCGGCCTGCCGCTGATCAGGAACGCCAAGACCGTGGACCCCTCGGACTCCTCCTCGACGCCGGTGATCCAGATGGAGACGGCCATGGGAGCCGCCGTGGAGGCCTTCGAGGGCGCCACCGCCATCGAGGTGCCGCGCAGCAGGTTCCTTCCGGTCAAGACCACCAACGACCTGCTGCTGGTACGTTCGGACGTCTACGAGCTGGACGAGGACGGGCTGCTGCAGATGGTGCCGGACGAGGCCTGCACGGTGAGCCTGGACACGCGCTACTACAAGAAGATCAAGGACTTCGAGGCGCGTTTCCCCGCCGGTGTGCCCTCGATCCGTGACGCTCGCACGCTGACGGTCGAGGGGGACTGGACCTTCGGCCGTGACGTGGTGGCGACGGGTGAGGCGTGCGTCAGCGAGGACGGTGCCCCGGGCACGGTCGCAGACGGGACGCGGCTCTGAGAACGAGTCGGGTACGACGAAGACCCGGACCATCAGGTCCGGGCCTTTGCGTGTCCGGTGGGCGATACTGGAATCGAACCAGTGACCTCCTCGGTGTGAACGAGGCGCTCTAACCCCTGAGCCAATCGCCCGGTGCGGGTGAAAGGCTAGCGGGCGGTACGTGCTGTCGGCAAATGCGCACCCGGTGAGGTGGATCACCGCCGTGTAGCTTGCGATCGGCACCGCAGGGGGTGTTATGGTTCTGCAGCACCGGGCGGTTTGAAAGAACTGCTGGAGCGCATGCGGATGTGGCTCAGTTGGTAGAGCATCACCTTGCCAAGGTGAGGGTCGCGGGTTCGAGTCCCGTCATCCGCTCCGAGGAGCCGGGAGCC containing:
- a CDS encoding TerC/Alx family metal homeostasis membrane protein, whose protein sequence is MTVSPLAWTVLTCLVVGLLAVDFVGHARHPHPPSMSESVRWTLGYTALAALYGLGVGLTAGWTWAGQFYAGWLTEWSLSVDNLFVFILILGAFRVPRPFQQKALLAGIVIALVLRLVFILAGAALVARFSWVFYLFGAFLLYTAIKQIAQARAEHDSDDATEYVDNALTRLVRRVIPTTEGFVGNKLVHRHGGHTMITPLSVCVLALGTADLMFAFDSIPAIFGLTQEPFLVFSATAFSLLGLRQLFFLIDGLLERLVYLPYGLAVILGFIGFKLINHALHTNSVPLLNGGEPIALVPEPSTGASLIVIVGTLAIVAVTSLIRTRRNA
- a CDS encoding HAD-IC family P-type ATPase, with protein sequence MTDGESHEDAHPDDNRGLSQAEVDERRRSGRTNEFKETTSRSAAQILRANVFTIFNGILAVALVLVLAFGSPADALFGFVLILNTATGTIAEVRAKRALDRLTVLDAPTAHVVRDGRDQDVAVGEVVLDDLLRLRPGEQVPADAVVLEPDGLEVDESILTGESDAVRPGPDDAVMSGTTVTAGTALVRTTAVGADAYAHRLATQARRYSLVVSELQAGTNRILHWISWVIVPVGLLVVWSQMRLSGGVGASVASGEWKVALVAGVAGVVGMVPQGLVLLTSVNFATASLKLARQHVLVQELPSVEVLARVDTLCLDKTGTLTTGRITMREVLGASGTDDAGEQLREPLLALTGTADPNATAEAVLEALTGQEIGKDTDGRSLEAVAALRDRVGRAVPFSSSRKWSGVELDDGCWVMGAPEIVLSEADGGTQLLERARDLAGGGVRVVALARSSSTSGILGADEAGQARLPRELEAAGLVVLSEEVRPDAAQTLEYFRAQGVEVKIISGDNPDTVAAVAARAGVRGPDGTEGSQPVALDARKLPTRADDPADREALAAALDGAQVLGRVTPEQKKAVVQALHLRGRTVAMTGDGVNDALALKEADLGIAMGNGAPATKAVARMVLLSGEFSALPGVVAEGRRVMANTERIASLFLSKTVYASLIAVVVAATAISYPFLPRQLTIVSSLTIGVPAFILALAPNTQRYRAGFLPRVLALAVPAGLVAGTATLAAQQWLERTGASEAQVTTGATLVLVMAGLSLLTLTARPLLGWRLGLIIAMGALAVLGVLVAPVREFFLLAWPTTPTWLAVLVGGGAAVAGIQAVGVARWVGRLTSRAER
- a CDS encoding UTP--glucose-1-phosphate uridylyltransferase, encoding MSENGLNAARKKMRDAGVAQQAIDVFSHYYRELENGATGLIPEDTIEPLTRLDSLDDVEVSPEQAREALSRTVLIKLNGGLGTSMGMDKAKSLLPVRDGKTFLDLLVDQVKAARARYDVTLPLIFMNSFRTRSDTLEALAAHPGIEVDGLPLDFLQNREPKLRADDLTPVTWEADPELEWCPPGHGDIYTALVASGVLDALLERGYRYAMTSNSDNLGAAPSARIAGWFAASGAPYAPEMCRRTPADVKGGHLAVRKSDGRIILRDTAQTPAEEMHYFTDQFRHPFFHTNNLWFDLQVLRDTLAERDGILGLPLIRNAKTVDPSDSSSTPVIQMETAMGAAVEAFEGATAIEVPRSRFLPVKTTNDLLLVRSDVYELDEDGLLQMVPDEACTVSLDTRYYKKIKDFEARFPAGVPSIRDARTLTVEGDWTFGRDVVATGEACVSEDGAPGTVADGTRL
- a CDS encoding YciI family protein, whose product is MSTIFAVEYHYVTDRDEEMAQVRPSHRAFNSRLAEQDRLIAAGPYVGTHDALIIVRAQDAQGALDLLEEDPFHQAGFIAERVPHEWNPVIGSIR
- the uvrA gene encoding excinuclease ABC subunit UvrA, with protein sequence MNDSLIIRGAREHNLKGVSLDLPRDKMIVFTGLSGSGKSSLAFDTIFAEGQRRYVESLSSYARQFLGQMDKPDVDFIEGLSPAVSIDQKSTSRNPRSTVGTVTEVYDYLRLLYARAGVQHCPVCDAVISSQTPQAIVDQVLAGQEGTRFQVLAPVVRGRKGEYTELFDELVTRGFSRVRVDGAVHRLGEVPALNKKIKHDIEVVVDRLVIREGMRQRLTDSVETALGLADGLVVIDRVDLDEEDPARFQRFSEKRACPNEHPLQLDEMEPRTFSFNAPYGACPDCTGIGSRLEVDPELVVPDEELTLAEGAIAPWTGHQEHFTRQLAALGEDLGFDVSTPWRALPARAKEAILRGKDYEVKVRYRNRWGRERIYSTGFEGVLDYVMRKHDETESELSRERYEGYMREVPCPTCHGARLKPEVLAVRVGDRSIAELAELPVGEARVFLAQLRLEGQAAAIAGSVLTEINARLGFLVDVGLDYLSLARGAATLSGGEAQRIRLATQIGSGLVGVLYVLDEPSIGLHQRDNDRLIETLEKLRDLGNTLIVVEHDEDTIRSADWIVDIGPGAGERGGEVVYAGQLPGLLEAQRSVTGDYLAGRRRIEVPATRRKREKGRELTVVGARENNLKDVTVTFPLGVLTAVTGVSGSGKSSLVNSILYQVLANRLNHARGVPGRHKTVRGLDNLDKVVHVDQSPIGRTPRSNPATYTGVWDHIRKIFASVPESKVRGYGPGRFSFNVKGGRCEACKGDGTLKIEMNFLPDVYVPCEVCHGARYNRETLEIRYKDKTVADVLDMTIHQAADFFAATPIIARHLSTLVDVGLGYVRLGQAATTLSGGEAQRVKLATELQRRSTGRTIYVLDEPTTGLHFEDIRKLLAVLQGLVDKGNSVVVIEHNLDVIANADWVIDMGPEGGKGGGTVVATGTPEQVARKPESHTGRYLAPLLARATG
- a CDS encoding TerC family protein, which gives rise to MEVHALGWIALAAIILAMITIDIVGHVRTPHEPTLKEAAWWSVGYIALAVIFGAIVWGVWGGQYGQEYFAGYITEKALSIDNLFVFVIMISSFRVPRKYQQEVLLAGIVIALVLRLVFILLGAALIENFSWVFYLFGAWLLWTAFSQAREGVQEPDDHSEEYEPSGFVRLVSRVVPMTDGFVGGKVVHRHAGRTMITPMLLCIIAIGTADVMFAVDSIPAIYSLTAEPYLVFAANAFSLLGLRQLYFLIDGLLDRLVYLHYGLAAILGFIGFKLVNHALHTNELPFINGGHHWEVVPEPSIGVSLGFIVVVIVITVLASLVASRRAARSQETAPAQELPRP